A genomic segment from Hippoglossus stenolepis isolate QCI-W04-F060 chromosome 3, HSTE1.2, whole genome shotgun sequence encodes:
- the cdkn1a gene encoding cyclin-dependent kinase inhibitor 1 isoform X2, whose protein sequence is MDAHKCILSSVGKGPARRNLFGPVDREQLQMDYQAALRKDLEEASRHWGFDFISNKPLESSHFQWEGIPGTEMPLFYRSCMLGLGQTEGQRSAEGKVATKRARTEPLQNDKENNPGSPNTCELNLKNFEKTPEIGENAGAKRKQTNLTDFYQAKRRMVWMPRKSGE, encoded by the exons ATGGATGCTCACAAGTGCATCCTGAGCTCCGTGGGGAAGGGCCCCGCTCGCCGGAACCTGTTCGGCCCCGTGGACCGAGAGCAGCTGCAGATGGATTACCAGGCAGCGCTGAGAAAAGACCTGGAGGAGGCCTCACGCCACTGGGGGTTCGACTTCATTTCCAACAAGCCCCTGGAGAGCAGCCATTTCCAGTGGGAGGGCATCCCAGGTACCGAGATGCCACTGTTCTACAGGTCCTGTATGCTCGGCCTGGGTCAaacagaaggtcagaggtcagcggAGGGGAAAGTAGCCACCAAGAGAGCCAGGACGGAGCCACTGCAAAATGACAAGGAGAACAACCCGGGTTCGCCAAACACGTGTGAACTCAACCTGAAGAACTTTGAGAAAACACCAGAGATAGGAGAGAACGCCGGGGCCAAGAGGAAACAGACCAACCTCACAG ATTTCTATCAGGCTAAACGAAGAATGGTTTGGATGCCGCGCAAATCCGGCGAGTGA
- the cdkn1a gene encoding cyclin-dependent kinase inhibitor 1 isoform X1, protein MCRIMDAHKCILSSVGKGPARRNLFGPVDREQLQMDYQAALRKDLEEASRHWGFDFISNKPLESSHFQWEGIPGTEMPLFYRSCMLGLGQTEGQRSAEGKVATKRARTEPLQNDKENNPGSPNTCELNLKNFEKTPEIGENAGAKRKQTNLTDFYQAKRRMVWMPRKSGE, encoded by the exons ATG TGTAGAATCATGGATGCTCACAAGTGCATCCTGAGCTCCGTGGGGAAGGGCCCCGCTCGCCGGAACCTGTTCGGCCCCGTGGACCGAGAGCAGCTGCAGATGGATTACCAGGCAGCGCTGAGAAAAGACCTGGAGGAGGCCTCACGCCACTGGGGGTTCGACTTCATTTCCAACAAGCCCCTGGAGAGCAGCCATTTCCAGTGGGAGGGCATCCCAGGTACCGAGATGCCACTGTTCTACAGGTCCTGTATGCTCGGCCTGGGTCAaacagaaggtcagaggtcagcggAGGGGAAAGTAGCCACCAAGAGAGCCAGGACGGAGCCACTGCAAAATGACAAGGAGAACAACCCGGGTTCGCCAAACACGTGTGAACTCAACCTGAAGAACTTTGAGAAAACACCAGAGATAGGAGAGAACGCCGGGGCCAAGAGGAAACAGACCAACCTCACAG ATTTCTATCAGGCTAAACGAAGAATGGTTTGGATGCCGCGCAAATCCGGCGAGTGA